The segment TGATGCGCGCCGCCGCCCGGGGCCCGCTGCAGGTGATGTTCCCCATGGTGACGACGGTGGAGGACTGGGACGCCGCCATGCGCGTGGTGGAGCGCTGCCGGGAGCATCTGCGGGAGCGGGGCGTGCCCTTCAAGGAGGATACCAAGTTCGGCGTGATGCTCAGTGTGCCTGCCGCCTGCCTGACGGCGGAGGAGTTCGTGGCGCACGGGGTCGATTTTCTTGTGGTCGGCACCAACGACCTGACCCAGTACACCCACGCCGCCGACCGTGAGCTTGCCAGCGCGGAGCACTACTACCGCCCGGCCAGCAGCGCCATGAAAAAGCTCATCACCATGGTGATGGACGCCGCCAGAGAGCGGGATGTGCCGGTGACCATCTGCGGCCTTGCGGTGGGCAACCCGGCCAACACGGTGCAGTATCTGCAGCTGGGCCTGCGCAGCTTCTCGGTGAGCCCGCAGAACCTTTTGAACGTGAAGAAAGCTCTGCGGGAAGCAGAGACATAAACCCTGAAAATAACAAAAAAAGCAGCTGCAACGCAGCTGCTTTTTTGTTACTCCAGATCCCCGGTCAGGGTCATGACGGACGCAAGGACTGCCAGCGGGGCGGTCTCGCAACGCAGGATGCGGGGGCCAAGGCCCACCGTTCTGGCACCGGCCTTTGCGGCCATTTCGGCTTCCTCGGCGGCAAAGCCGCCCTCGGCTCCGGTCACGATGGCAATTTTCCGCTTTCTGCCGTCGGCAGGCGCGGTCTCTGCCAGCAGTTGGCGCAGGGGCGCGCCGCCGCACTCGTAGCAGAACAGCACAAGGTCATACTGGTCAAAGGTGCGGCACACGGCCCCGAAGTTCGGCAGCGGCAGGGCCACATCCGGCAGAACGCCCCGGCCGCACTGCTTGGCGGCTTCCGCTGCAATGCGGTTGTAGCGCTCGTTCTTCTGCTCCTCTTTTTTGGGCGCGGCCACGCAGTACCGGCTGAAGAAGGGGATGAAGTGGGCTGCGCCCAGCTCCACCCCGTGCTTGATGATCTGTTCCAGCTTGTCCTGCTTGGGATAACCGGCCAGCAGGGTCACTTCCACGCCGGGTTCGGCGGCGCTGGGATAGCCCGGCTCCACCCGGAACTCCACGCACTCGTCCCCAAAGCCGGTGATGGTGGCGGTGTATTCCACGGCGTTGCCGTCGCACAGAATGACAGTATCGCCCAGCTTTGCGCGCATCACGCGGGCAAGATGGTGGGCATCGGCCCCGCGCAGGGTGGCGGTGCCGTCAGAGATCTCGGTGGTAAAATAACGGTGCGGCATTTTATCAATCCTTTTACATCTTATAGCTCGCCCTTCGGGAGAGCTGGCGCGTCAGCGCCTGAGAGGGTTCTCCTTACGCTTTCTTGCAGACGATGCACTCCCAGCCGCGCTTCTCCTTCACTTCCACAACGGCAAGGCCGGCCTTTTCCAGACCTGCGATCACTTCGTCCTTGCGGCTGTCGATGATGCCGCTGGCAATAAAGGTGGCACCCTCCGCCATCAGGCCCGGCACGGCGGGAGCCAGAGACAGGATGGCGTTGGCCACGATGTTGGCGGTGATGATGTCGTATTTGCCGCTGGCCTTGTCCGAAAGGTCGCCCACCAGCACGGTCAGCTTGTCCTGCACGCCATTCAGGGCGGCGTTTTCCCCGGCGGTGCGCACCGCCACGGGGTCGATGTCCACGCCCTCGGCCACGGCAGCGCCCAGCTTCAGTGCCGCAATGGCAAGGATGCCGCTGCCGGTGCCGATGTCCAGCACCCGCTCGCCGCCGGTCACCCGCTCGTCCAGCGCTTCCATGCACAGGCTGGTGGTCTCGTGGCCGCCGGTGCCGAAGGCAAGGCCCGGGTCAAGGATCAGCTTTACCCGGTCGGTGTCGTACTGCTGCCACGAGGGCACCACCGCCAGCCGTTTGCCGATCTCCAGGGGGTGATAATACTTGCGCCAGCCGTTCTGCCAGTCCTCCTGCTCCACGCCCTCGGTCTCTGCGGTGTAGGCGATGCCGGCGGCTTCCATGCGGGCGGCAATGAGGGCCAGCGTCTCCACGGGGGAAGCGCCCGGCTCCAGATACATATGGATGATAACGGTGTCGCGGGGCTTGTCCAGCAGCTCCTGCTCGATCAGATCCACATGGGCGATCTCGGCCACCTGCTGCTCGATGTCGCTGTAGTCTTCGATATAAATACCGCCCTCGGCGATCATGGTGGCAACGGCTTCGGCGTTGTCGGCATCGGCCTTGGCTACGGTCAGGCGGATATCAGTCCATTCCATAAAGTAAACCTCCTTCGGTTCCCGGCTTTTCTTATAATAGTATAGTACCCGATTCGGCTGTGGGATGCAAGCCTTTGGGCAAAATGTACGTAAAAAGAAAAGAATTTTCAACATAAAGACGGTGCGCGTGCGGAAAAGCCAAAAATTATCGACTAAAAAGCCGGTAAATAAGGACTTTTGACGCATTTTGATAGAAAAATGAGAAATGGGCTTTCTTTTCTTTCAAAAATATGTTACTATTTTATTACGGAATTATGGACAGCCGACAACCAGAGGCGTCTGTAAACACAAACATTTCTTAAGGAGGAATGTGCTTTATGATGAAGTATCTCCAGAAACTGGGCAAAGCATTGATGCTCCCCGTCGCGGTCCTGCCGATCTGCGGTATCCTGATGGGTCTCGGTTATGCCCTTGCTCCGGGCGTCATGGGCGTTCCCGGTGCTGCAACCTCCGGTGCAGCTTACACCGTTGGCTTCCTGCTGGTCAAGGCAGGCGGCGCTCTGATCGATAACATGGCATGGCTGTTTGCCATTGGTGCCGCTGTCGGCCTTGCTGACAACGACGGCACCGCAGGTCTGGCCGGTCTGGTCAGCTTCCTGATGATGCAGCAGCTGCTGAACCCCGGCGTGGTCGGCATGGTCCGTCACCTGGAAGAAGGCACCGCTACCTACATCGCTTTCCAGAAGGTCGCCGGCAACTCCTTCATCGGCATTCTGGCCGCTGTTGTGGGCGCTGCCTGCTACAACAAGTTCAAGGATATCCAGCTGCCTGACTGGCTGGCATTCTTCTCCGGCAAGCGCTTCGTTGCAATTGCAACCGGCCTGATCTCCATTCTGGTGTCCGTTGTTCTGCTGTTCGTCTGGCCCGTCATCTTCGACGCTCTGGTCGCAATCGGCAACGGCATCGCTGGCATGGGCGGCGTCGGCGCCGGTATCTACGCCTTCCTGAACCGCCTGCTGATCCCCACCGGCCTGCACCACGCTCTGAACAACGTGTTCTGGTTCGACACCATCGGTCTGGGCGACCTGTCCCACTTCTGGGCTGGCGAGACCTCTGCTGATGTGGGCTGGAGCCTTGGTATGTATATGTCCGGCTTCTTCCCCTGCATGATGTTCGGTATTGCCGGTGCTGCTCTGGCTATGGTCAAGACCGCTAAGAACAAGAAGGCCGCCATCGGTCTGGTTCTGTCTGCTGCAATCTGCGCATTCGTCTGCGGCGTCACCGAGCCGTTTGAGTTCGGCTTCATGTTCCTGTGCTTCCCGCTGTACATTGTGTACGCTGCTCTGTACGGCATCTTCACCATCATCACCTACTACTCCGGTTTCCGTGCTGGCTTCTGCTTCTCTGCAGGCGCTACCGACCTGGTGTTCTCCGCTTCCCTGCCCGCAGCTGCCAAGACCTGGATGATCATTCCTCTGGGCATCGCAGCCTTCGTGGTGTTCTACGCAGTGTTCTACTTTGCCATCACCAAGTTCGACCTGAAGACCCCCGGCCGTGAGGACGAGGACGAAGAGTCCGAGAAGAAGGTCGTTCTGGCAAACAACAACTACACCGAAGTTGCTTCCGCTGTTCTGGCTGCTGTTGGCGGCAAGGAGAACGTGAAGGACGTTGGCTACTGCGCAACCCGTCTGCGCTTTGAGGTCAAGGATAACGCCAAGGTGGACGAGAAGGCCGTCAAGGCTGCTGGTGCTGCCGGTGTCATCCGTCCCAGCAAGACTGCCTGCCAGGTGATCATCGGCACCAAGGTCCAGTTCGTGTACGACGAGCTGAAGAAGATGCTGTAACACAAGGCATTCCATCTGACCCGATGCGGGAGACTGGTTGATCCCGCACCATCATAAAACTGCCGCCGGGAGACGGGACTCAGCTGTCCGCTCCCGGCGGCTTTTTGCGTTCCTGCACGGAGTATGCTATACTGGAAGCAGCAAAACAGGGCGCACCTGCCCGGGAGGAGAAAGCGATGAGCAAAACGTACAACTGGCGGAAACTGAACGAAAAAGAGCTGACGCGGGTCTATCTGGACGAAATGCGGCGGGACTTCCCGCCCACGGAGCTCAAGCCCCTGAGCATGATCCTGAACAGCGAAGCCAACGGCACAGCCCACACATGGGGCGTGTTCGACGGCGAAACACTGGCGGCGTATCTGCTCATGGTGCGCCCGGCGGGCAGCAGGGTGAGCCAGCTGGATTACTTTGCCGTGCTGCCGGAATACCGTGCTGCAGGGCTGGGCGCGCAGCTGCTGGCCGACCTGCCGCAGCACGAGCGGGGTGCACAGGCCATCCTCATTGAGGCCGAATGCCCGGATAAGGCGGAGGACGAGACAATGGCGGTGCGGCGGCTGGGCTTTTATGCCCGGTGCGGGGCCCGGGACTCCGGCTTCACCGAGCATCTGTTCGATGCATGGTTCCGCATTCTGGTGCTGGACTGCCCGGGTGCCGGTACCTTTGCGGACCGGCAGGCCGTGGATGCACTGGTGGACTGCTACCGCCGCACCATCAGCGAGACCGAGTGGCAGAAGTACGTGCAGTTCTACTGCCCGGACGGAACAAAATACTGCTGAGCAGAAGGCGCTCCATGGAGGGCGCCTTCTTTTTTTGTCACTTTGCCCAGCCGGAAAATGGCATTTTCGGCATATTTATCCTGTTTGTAAAATCCGAGTGCAGGTTTTTCATCCCGGCTTTACACAGAGCTGACACGCCCGCAAAAACGGTGTGCAAAGCTTTACCTCCATTTTGCGCGTACATGGTCGCAGCGCGCATGGCGGTGCGGTACAATAAGGCCGTTCCCAAGGAAAACACATAGAAACAAGAAAACATCGGCCGGAAATGCATTCCGGCATTTATTGGAGGAAAAGGGTTATGAAAAAGATCACTCGTCGTTCGTTTATCACTGTCTGCGGCGCTGCTGCTGCAGCGATGGCTCTGACCGCCTGCGGCGGCGCAGCCTCTTCCACTGTGGCATCCTCTGCTGCAGAGTCCACCTCTTCTTCTGCCGCTGCTGAGACCGCTGCAGGCACCCTGTCCGGCAATGTGGCTACCGGCGGTTCTACCTCCATGAAGAACGTCATCGCTGCCCTGACTGAGGGCTTTGCCGAGGTGGAGCCGGGTGTCACCGTCAGCTACGACCCCACCGGTTCCGGCGCAGGCATCACCGGTGCTACCGATAAGACGCTGGACATCGGCCTGTCCTCCCGCGCCCTGAAGGACGACGAGAAGAACGACGTGGACGGCACCATCGTGGCTCTGGACGGCATCGCCATCGTTGTCAACAAGGCCAGCAAGGTGGCAGACCTGACCGTAGACCAGCTGAAGCAGATGTTCACCGGCGAGATCACCAACTGGAAGGATGTGGGCGGCGACGACGGCGAGATCGTTCTGGTGGGCCGCGAGGCCGGTTCCGGCACCCGCGATGGCTTTGAGAGCATCGTGGATGTGAAGGACAGCTGCAAGTACGCACAGGAGCTGACCGCTACCGGCGCAGTCATCAGCGCTGTGGAGGCCAACCCTCTGGCCGTCGGCTACGCTTCCCTGTCCGCTGTGGGCGACACCGTTGCCATGGTCACCGTGGAGGGTGTGGAGTGCAGCGAGGATACCGTCAAGGATGGCAGCTACAAGATCCAGCGTCCCTTCGTGTTCGTCACCAACAAGAGCGCGACCCTGTCGGAGCAGGCACAGGCCTTTGTGGACTTTGCCACCAGCAAGGACGCTGCCGACCTCATCCGCACCGCAGGCGCTGTGCCGGTGAACGAGTAAAAGAGTGAAAATTTAGCTGGCTCGCCCTCTCCGTCATTGCTTGCGCAATGCCACCTCTCCCAAAGTGAGAGGCCTTGGCAGTCCATGCAAAGTCTCCGGTTTCGCCAGAGGCTCTCCCTTTGGGAGAGCTGTCGAGACACGAAGTGCCGAGACTGAGAGGGCGAGGCCGTTCACAAAATACCCCGCCGCGTCGGGCTGCCGTTTCTGCGGGCCGACGCGGCTTTTATAAAGGATTTCGGCTATGAACAAAAAATCCTATCTGAGCCGGGTGCGGCTGCCCCGTACCCCCGCCGAATGGCTGGAAGCAGTGATGAACTTCATCTTCTTCCTGTGCGGTATGCTGGCGGTGGGCTGCGTGGTGCTTATCTCGGTGTACATGGTGATCTCCGGTGTGCCGGCCATCCACAAGATCGGTCTGTTCCAATTCCTGTTCGGCACAAAGTGGGCCTCCACGGCAGCCCAGCCGCTGTTCGGCATCCTGCCCTTTATCCTGTCCAGCATCTACGGCACGCTGGGCGCTGCCATCATCGGTGTGCCCATTGGCCTGCTGACGGCGGTGTTCCTCTCCAAGGCCGCCGACCCCAAGCTGCGCACCGTGGTGGTCACCGCCATCGAGCTGCTGTCCGGCATCCCCAGCGTGGTGTTCGGCCTGCTGGGCATGCAGGTGCTGGTGCCTGCCGTGGCAAAGACCTTCGGCAAGGCTTCCGGTGCCTGCCTGCTGAGCGCTATCGTGGTGCTTTCCATCATGATCTTGCCCAGCATCGTGTCCGTGTCGGTCACGGCGCTGAATGCTGTGCCGCCGGAGTATGAGCAGGGCAGTCTGGCACTGGGGGCTACCGACACCGAAACGTGGTTCAAGATCAGCATCCCGGCTGCCAAAAGCGGCATTGCCGCAGGCGTTGTGCTGGGCATCGGCCGTGCCATCGGCGAGGCCATGGCGGTGATGATGGTGGCAGGCAACAGCCCAAACATGCCGGACAGTCCCTTCCGCAGCGTCACCTTCCTGACCACCGCCATCGCCAAGGAGATGAGCTATGCCGGCGGTCTGCAGCGACAGGCGCTGTTCAGCATCGCACTGGTGCTGTTCGTCTTTATCATGATCATCAATGTTGTGCTGAATGTTGTGCTGAAGGGAGGAAGCCGGGATGAATAAGGGCCTTTCGCCTTCCCGTCAGATGTGGAACCGGGTCATGACCGCACTGGTCTGGGCCAGCGCCGTGCTGGTGATGGTGCTGGTGGCCGGTATCATCGGCATGGTGCTGGTGCGGGGCATCCCCCACATCAGCTGGAAGTTCCTTTCCACCACTGCCAGTGTGCTGAAAAAGACCGACGGCATCCTGCCTGCCATCCTCAACACACTGTATGTCATTGTGCTGACATTACTGATCGTACTGCCGCTGGGCGTAGGCGCGGCGGTCTACCTGACCGAGTACGCCTCCAACCGACGGATTATCGAGGTCATCGAGTTCACCAACGAAACGCTGGCGGGCATCCCCAGCATCATCTACGGTCTGGTGGGTATGCTGGTGTTCAGTCAGGCACTGGGCTTCCAGACCTGTCTGCTGTCCGGTTCGCTCACGCTGGTGGTCATGAACCTGCCCACCATCATCCGCACCACGCAGGAATCCCTCAAGACGGTGCCGCAGGGCTACCGGGAGGGTGCCATGGGTCTGGGTGCAGGCAAGTGGCACATCATCCGCACCATCGTGCTGCCCTGCAGCATCGACGGCATCGTGACCGGCTGCATTCTGGCTGTGGGCCGCATCGTGGGCGAAAGCGCCGCCCTGCTCTTCACCGCCGGTGCCGCAGAGGTCATTGCCAAGAGCGTGGCCAAAGCCTACACCTCCAACGGTGCCACCCTGTCGGTGCTGCTGTACCTGCGTGCCTTTGAGGACGGCGATTTCGCTTCGGCCTGGGGCATCGGTGCAGTGCTGCTGGTGCTGGTATTGGCCATCAACCTTGCGGCGCGGCTGGCAAAGACCAGGCTGAAACAGAAACAGTAAAAAAGAGCGAACCCCACAGGGATGCCGTGTGCGGTATGAGCGGTTGCAGATACTCCGCAAAAGCCTTCACCCCTTGGGGGGAAGGTGGCGCGCAGCGCCGGATGAGGGGTGATTTCCCGCAAGCAGCAGCTTGCCCGCGCCCTCATCAGTCACCTGCGGTGACAGCTTCCCCCGACCGGGGGAAGCCTTTAGAGAAAACCGCAAGATTGATAGATACGTGACGGCTCCGAATAAGGGGGTCATAATATGAGGTACTCTATGGAAAACACGAATGTGCCGGTGATATCGGCAAAAGACCTGAACCTCTGGTACGGCGACTTCAAGGCGCTGAAAGGCATTTCGCTGGATGTGGGCGAGCGGGAGATCACCGCTCTCATCGGCCCTTCCGGCTGCGGCAAATCCACCTTTCTGAAAACCCTCAACCGCATGAACGACCTTGTGCCGAATGTGCGCATTGAGGGCGATGTGCGGCTGAAGGGCGAGGACATCTTTGCCCGGGAAATGCAGCTCACCGACCTGCGCCGCCGGGTGGGCATGGTCTTCCAGAAGGCCAATCCCTTCCCCATGAGCATTTACGACAATATCACCTACGGCCCCAAGCTGCACGGTGTGCGCAATAAGGCTGAGCTGGACGAGCTGGTGGAAAGCTCGCTGCGGGGCGCGGCCCTGTGGGACGAGGTGAAGGACCGCCTGAAAAAGAGCGCGCTGGGCCTTTCCGGCGGACAGCAGCAGCGTCTGTGCATCGCCCGTGCACTGGCGGTGAAGCCCGAAGTGCTGCTGATGGACGAGCCCACCAGCGCACTGGATCCCGGCTCCACCATGAAGGTGGAGGAGCTGATGAGTGAGCTGAAGAAGAACTACACGGTGGTCATCGTTACCCACAACATGCAGCAGGCGGCCCGTATCAGCGACCGCACCGCCTTTTTCCTGCTGGGCGAGCTGGTGGAAGTGGGCCCCACGGCCCAGATCTTCAGCGCACCGCAGGATAAACGCACCGAGGACTACATTTCCGGTCGGTTCGGTTAAAGGAGGAAACAGCTATGAGTATCCGTAAACAGTACGACACCGATCTGGAATCGCTGAAAGAATCGCTGACCGAAATGGGCCGCAACTCTGCCGATGCCGTGGAGAACGTTCTGGAAGCGCTCTGCGTTGCTGATGCCGATGCAGCTGCGGCCATCGTGAAGGGGGATGCCCGCATCAACAATATGGAGCGGGATATCGAGCACCGCTGCATGACGTTGCTGCTGCGTCAGCAGCCGGTGGCGGGCGACCTGCGCCGCATCTCCACGGCCATGAAGGTGGTCACGGATATTGAGCGTATCGGCGACCATGCCGCCGACATCGCCGAGATCATCCCCCACCTTGTCACCGTCCGCAAAGAGGGCGACCCGGCGGTAAGTCAGGCCATTGCCATGGGCAAAAAGGCTCACCAGATGATCCTGGATGCCCTCGATGCCCTGACGGCAGAGGACGAGCTGGCGGCGCGCAAGGTCATTGCCGCAGACGACGCGGTGGACTACGATTTCAACGCCATCAAGCATCAGCTGGCGCAGGAGATCGCCGAAGACCCCGGAAAGGTGGATGCAGCGCTGGATCTGCTGATGGTCATCAAGTATCTGGAACGCATCGGCGACCACGCCGTGAATGTGGCCGAGTGGGTGCAGTTCGTGCGCACCGGCCGTTATAAGGACGAGAGCATGTTCTGATGATAAACGGGCTCGCCCTCTCAGTCTCGCGCCGCTCGACAGCTGTTCCTCTCTTTGTCACCTGCGGTGACATTTCTCCCCGGCTCGGGGAGAATCTGTCCTCAAAGGGGGAGCCCTTGGCAAAACCGTGAACTTTGCGTGTACTGCCAAAGCCTCTCCCTTTGGGAGAGGTGGCAGCGAATGAAATGAGCTGACGGAGAGGGCGAGGATGCTGACCGATAACCGCATTTCCCTTCCTCATTTTTGAGGGTTCGTGTTTTCTTTATTTCTCCTGAAAAAGGCCGTTTCTGCCCTGTGCAGAGGCGGTCTTTTTCTGCAGGACGAAAATTGACTAAAAATTTTTTAGCTTTCTGCAATATTCCGGTGCGTCGGTTCGTATCTGAGGTGTAGGGCGGCAGGAGCCGCCATTCCCTGTGCGGCGGGCGTCCGACATCCCCCAATCCCCGCCCGCCGCACCCTTTACGGAGGAAACGCAGATGACACAGACGAATCCTATCCTGCCGGAAGTCAGGGCCGGAACGGTCAGCCGCGAAGCGCTGGTGCAGGCGGCACTGAAAGAGATCACCCAGAACTACCGGGAAGCCAGCCTTTCCAACGTGGCGCGGGAGTATGGCGTTTCGCTGGCATACGTCAGCGAGTGCGTGCGTGCCGAGACCGGCCGCACCTATAAGGAATTGCTGCAAAAGCACCGTATGGAGACCGCTGCCCGCCTGCTGCGCCGCAGCGACATGAACATCCAGCAGATCATTTCTCTGGTGGGCTACGAGAACACCAGCTATTTCTACCGCCTGTTCCACGAGCGCTACGGCCTCAGCCCCCGGGAATACCGGCTGGTGCGCACGGGCCATACCCGCACCAGTGCATGAACCACAGCCTGACCAGACAAAACAGGGCACAGCAGACGCCGTGCCCTGTTTTGTTGTTTCGGAACGTTTTATGGCAGATCGATGCAAAAAACTGGATTTTTATGGAAAAATGGAGTACAATAGAACCATTCTAGCCGCATCGGTGCGGCGCTGTCGAAAGAGGTGGAATGAATGTTTCGTGGAGCAGTGAGAGGGGATCTGCCCCAGATCCTGAAGATCTACGCCCATGCACGTGCAGTCATGAAGGCATCGGGCAACCCGACCCAGTGGGGGGATGATTTCCCGCCGCAGGAATTGCTGGAGGAGGATATCGACTCGAACCGGTTGTTCCTCTATGTGGTCAACGGCCAGATCGAGGCCGTGTTTGCCTTTATTCTGGGGGCGGATCCCACCTACGCCGTCATTGAGGACGGTCAGTGGCTGGACGATACCCTGCCCTATGGCACGGTGCATCGTTTGGCATCGGCCGGCAAACAGAAGGGCGTGGGCAAGGCCGTGCTGGACTGGAGTCTGGAGCACTGCCAGAGCCTGCGTGCGGACACCCATGCCGATAACAAGATCATGCAGCATTTGCTGGAAAAGAACGGCTTTACCCGCTGCGGCGTCATCCATGTGCGGGACGGCTCGCCCCGCTTTGCCTACCAGAAGCTTGCGCCCACCCAGCCGCTGCGCTGAAAACAGAATACACCCCCAAAGAGCCCCGGTCTGCGGATGCAGAGCCTGCCATGCAGGACTGCGCACGCAGGCTTTTTTGTTTGCCCCCGCTCGCTCCGCCCTGCGCTGCTCGACGGTGACGGAGAGAACGAAGCCGCGAACGGCCAAATCTGTCCTTGCTACAAATACAGATCAACAGAAAAACCCCCTGGGGACCGACCTGAACGCAAATTTGTGAACGAAAAATGTCTGAAAACGCTTTCATTTCTCTGCCGTGTGTGCTATAATAACACCCGTCCTCGTGTAAGAGACAGGAAACTGTGCGCTGCTGGCGCACAATAGGAAAGAGGAGTGTCTATATGAAAACGTTGAACAAGGCAGTTGCCCGCTACAACGGCATCAGCCTGATCGTTCGCATCCTGATCGGTCTGATCATTGGTGCGGTGCTGGCTCTGGTGGCCCCCGGTGCAGGCTGGGTGGGTGAACTGGGCAGCCTGTTCGTTGGCGCACTGAAGGGCATTGCCCCGGTGCTGGTGTTTGTGATCGTGGCAAGTGCTCTGGCACAGGGCTCTTCCAAGCTGGACCGCCGCTTCGGCACGGTCATCTGGCTGTACATGCTCACCACCTTTCTGGCTGCGGCCATCGCAGTGGCGACCAGCTTTATGTTCCCGGTCACGGTCGTGCTGGCAGACGCTGCCCAGTCGGACGTGGTGCCGCAGGGTCTGGGCGAAGTGATGGGCACTCTGCTCACCAACTTTGTGGCAAACCCCGTCAGCGCCATCATGAGCGGCAACTACATCGGCATCCTGTTCTGGGCCTGCATGTTCGGCGTGGCCATGAAGAAGATCGGCTCTGACACCACCAAGACCTTTATGGCAAACACCGCCGATGCGGTCTCCCAGATCGTGCGCTGGATCATCAATCTGGCTCCCTTCGGCATCATGGGTCTGGTCTACACCAACGTTTCCGGCAACGGCCTTGCCATCTTTACCCAGTACGGCAAGCTGCTGGCCCTGCTGGTGGGCAC is part of the Faecalibacterium sp. HTF-F genome and harbors:
- a CDS encoding PTS transporter subunit EIIC, producing the protein MMKYLQKLGKALMLPVAVLPICGILMGLGYALAPGVMGVPGAATSGAAYTVGFLLVKAGGALIDNMAWLFAIGAAVGLADNDGTAGLAGLVSFLMMQQLLNPGVVGMVRHLEEGTATYIAFQKVAGNSFIGILAAVVGAACYNKFKDIQLPDWLAFFSGKRFVAIATGLISILVSVVLLFVWPVIFDALVAIGNGIAGMGGVGAGIYAFLNRLLIPTGLHHALNNVFWFDTIGLGDLSHFWAGETSADVGWSLGMYMSGFFPCMMFGIAGAALAMVKTAKNKKAAIGLVLSAAICAFVCGVTEPFEFGFMFLCFPLYIVYAALYGIFTIITYYSGFRAGFCFSAGATDLVFSASLPAAAKTWMIIPLGIAAFVVFYAVFYFAITKFDLKTPGREDEDEESEKKVVLANNNYTEVASAVLAAVGGKENVKDVGYCATRLRFEVKDNAKVDEKAVKAAGAAGVIRPSKTACQVIIGTKVQFVYDELKKML
- the pstB gene encoding phosphate ABC transporter ATP-binding protein PstB yields the protein MENTNVPVISAKDLNLWYGDFKALKGISLDVGEREITALIGPSGCGKSTFLKTLNRMNDLVPNVRIEGDVRLKGEDIFAREMQLTDLRRRVGMVFQKANPFPMSIYDNITYGPKLHGVRNKAELDELVESSLRGAALWDEVKDRLKKSALGLSGGQQQRLCIARALAVKPEVLLMDEPTSALDPGSTMKVEELMSELKKNYTVVIVTHNMQQAARISDRTAFFLLGELVEVGPTAQIFSAPQDKRTEDYISGRFG
- a CDS encoding phosphate ABC transporter substrate-binding protein, whose amino-acid sequence is MKKITRRSFITVCGAAAAAMALTACGGAASSTVASSAAESTSSSAAAETAAGTLSGNVATGGSTSMKNVIAALTEGFAEVEPGVTVSYDPTGSGAGITGATDKTLDIGLSSRALKDDEKNDVDGTIVALDGIAIVVNKASKVADLTVDQLKQMFTGEITNWKDVGGDDGEIVLVGREAGSGTRDGFESIVDVKDSCKYAQELTATGAVISAVEANPLAVGYASLSAVGDTVAMVTVEGVECSEDTVKDGSYKIQRPFVFVTNKSATLSEQAQAFVDFATSKDAADLIRTAGAVPVNE
- a CDS encoding helix-turn-helix transcriptional regulator, which codes for MTQTNPILPEVRAGTVSREALVQAALKEITQNYREASLSNVAREYGVSLAYVSECVRAETGRTYKELLQKHRMETAARLLRRSDMNIQQIISLVGYENTSYFYRLFHERYGLSPREYRLVRTGHTRTSA
- a CDS encoding GNAT family N-acetyltransferase; the encoded protein is MSKTYNWRKLNEKELTRVYLDEMRRDFPPTELKPLSMILNSEANGTAHTWGVFDGETLAAYLLMVRPAGSRVSQLDYFAVLPEYRAAGLGAQLLADLPQHERGAQAILIEAECPDKAEDETMAVRRLGFYARCGARDSGFTEHLFDAWFRILVLDCPGAGTFADRQAVDALVDCYRRTISETEWQKYVQFYCPDGTKYC
- a CDS encoding GNAT family N-acetyltransferase — its product is MFRGAVRGDLPQILKIYAHARAVMKASGNPTQWGDDFPPQELLEEDIDSNRLFLYVVNGQIEAVFAFILGADPTYAVIEDGQWLDDTLPYGTVHRLASAGKQKGVGKAVLDWSLEHCQSLRADTHADNKIMQHLLEKNGFTRCGVIHVRDGSPRFAYQKLAPTQPLR
- the phoU gene encoding phosphate signaling complex protein PhoU, producing MSIRKQYDTDLESLKESLTEMGRNSADAVENVLEALCVADADAAAAIVKGDARINNMERDIEHRCMTLLLRQQPVAGDLRRISTAMKVVTDIERIGDHAADIAEIIPHLVTVRKEGDPAVSQAIAMGKKAHQMILDALDALTAEDELAARKVIAADDAVDYDFNAIKHQLAQEIAEDPGKVDAALDLLMVIKYLERIGDHAVNVAEWVQFVRTGRYKDESMF
- the pstC gene encoding phosphate ABC transporter permease subunit PstC yields the protein MNKKSYLSRVRLPRTPAEWLEAVMNFIFFLCGMLAVGCVVLISVYMVISGVPAIHKIGLFQFLFGTKWASTAAQPLFGILPFILSSIYGTLGAAIIGVPIGLLTAVFLSKAADPKLRTVVVTAIELLSGIPSVVFGLLGMQVLVPAVAKTFGKASGACLLSAIVVLSIMILPSIVSVSVTALNAVPPEYEQGSLALGATDTETWFKISIPAAKSGIAAGVVLGIGRAIGEAMAVMMVAGNSPNMPDSPFRSVTFLTTAIAKEMSYAGGLQRQALFSIALVLFVFIMIINVVLNVVLKGGSRDE
- a CDS encoding RsmE family RNA methyltransferase — translated: MPHRYFTTEISDGTATLRGADAHHLARVMRAKLGDTVILCDGNAVEYTATITGFGDECVEFRVEPGYPSAAEPGVEVTLLAGYPKQDKLEQIIKHGVELGAAHFIPFFSRYCVAAPKKEEQKNERYNRIAAEAAKQCGRGVLPDVALPLPNFGAVCRTFDQYDLVLFCYECGGAPLRQLLAETAPADGRKRKIAIVTGAEGGFAAEEAEMAAKAGARTVGLGPRILRCETAPLAVLASVMTLTGDLE
- the prmA gene encoding 50S ribosomal protein L11 methyltransferase — translated: MEWTDIRLTVAKADADNAEAVATMIAEGGIYIEDYSDIEQQVAEIAHVDLIEQELLDKPRDTVIIHMYLEPGASPVETLALIAARMEAAGIAYTAETEGVEQEDWQNGWRKYYHPLEIGKRLAVVPSWQQYDTDRVKLILDPGLAFGTGGHETTSLCMEALDERVTGGERVLDIGTGSGILAIAALKLGAAVAEGVDIDPVAVRTAGENAALNGVQDKLTVLVGDLSDKASGKYDIITANIVANAILSLAPAVPGLMAEGATFIASGIIDSRKDEVIAGLEKAGLAVVEVKEKRGWECIVCKKA
- the pstA gene encoding phosphate ABC transporter permease PstA, whose protein sequence is MNKGLSPSRQMWNRVMTALVWASAVLVMVLVAGIIGMVLVRGIPHISWKFLSTTASVLKKTDGILPAILNTLYVIVLTLLIVLPLGVGAAVYLTEYASNRRIIEVIEFTNETLAGIPSIIYGLVGMLVFSQALGFQTCLLSGSLTLVVMNLPTIIRTTQESLKTVPQGYREGAMGLGAGKWHIIRTIVLPCSIDGIVTGCILAVGRIVGESAALLFTAGAAEVIAKSVAKAYTSNGATLSVLLYLRAFEDGDFASAWGIGAVLLVLVLAINLAARLAKTRLKQKQ